A single Drosophila ananassae strain 14024-0371.13 chromosome 3L, ASM1763931v2, whole genome shotgun sequence DNA region contains:
- the LOC6494327 gene encoding plasma membrane ascorbate-dependent reductase CYBRD1 isoform X5, giving the protein MFYRDGFAWSESPKQQFNLHPILMIAGFVTLSGFSILIYRLCRCVKHIYVKLIHMFFHAVAIPCIALGFLAVFDSHDALQKVNFYSLHSWLGLVTMGMFVLQFVIGFFSFLVMLCCENKTYSCRSAMVPIHASLGLANFWLAIATSVTGLIEKERETVKETSVSSENKLVEHYITSAIGITLIFIGIIVTFAVRRSNAPASAKVYVTERI; this is encoded by the exons ATGTTCTACAGGGATGGCTTCGCCTGGTCGGAGAGTCCCAAGCAGCAGTTCAACTTGCATCCCATTTTGATGATTGCAGGATTCGTGACTTTGTCAGGATTTT CCATTTTAATCTATCGCCTGTGTCGATGCGTGAAACACATCTATGTGAAGCTCATCCACATGTTCTTCCATGCCGTGGCTATTCCGTGCATCGCCCTCGGATTCCTCGCCGTCTTCGACTCCCATGACGCTCTGCAGAAGGTGAACTTCTACAGTCTCCACTCTTGGCTGGGTCTCGTGACAATGGGCATGTTCGTGCTCCAGTTTGTGATTGGCTTCTTCAG TTTTCTGGTGATGCTCTGCTGTGAGAACAAGACATACAGCTGCCGCTCCGCCATGGTGCCGATCCACGCCAGTCTGGGCCTGGCCAATTTCTGGCTAGCCATTGCCACATCCGTCACGGGACTGATCGAGAAGGAGCGCGAAACCGTCAAGGAAACGAGCGTGAG ttCCGAGAATAAGCTTGTGGAGCACTATATTACCAGTGCCATTGGTATCACCCTGATCTTCATCGGCATCATTGTCACCTTTGCCGTGCGGCGTTCCAATGCCCCCGCTTCGGCGAAGGTCTACGTGACCGAACGCATTTAG
- the LOC6494327 gene encoding plasma membrane ascorbate-dependent reductase CYBRD1 isoform X2, with protein sequence MDTNSVSPLPPMEAPMAMLDSEKTPPGTPNGEMPPPPDEKRYEEDPDNAWNCCSWCEYLLIVILSTILLVGVLVLTLFWVMFYRDGFAWSESPKQQFNLHPILMIAGFVTLSGFSILIYRLCRCVKHIYVKLIHMFFHAVAIPCIALGFLAVFDSHDALQKVNFYSLHSWLGLVTMGMFVLQFVIGFFSFLVMLCCENKTYSCRSAMVPIHASLGLANFWLAIATSVTGLIEKERETVKETSVSSENKLVEHYITSAIGITLIFIGIIVTFAVRRSNAPASAKVYVTERI encoded by the exons ATGGATACGAACTCGGTGAGTCCGTTGCCACCGATGGAGGCACCCATGGCCATGTTGGACAGCGAAAAGACGCCACCAGGAACCCCTAATGGCGAGATGCCACCACCACCCGATGAAAA GCGCTATGAGGAGGATCCGGACAATGCCTGGAACTGCTGTTCCTGGTGCGAGTACTTGCTGATTGTTATCCTGTCCACCATCCTGCTGGTGGGTGTCCTGGTCCTGACCCTCTTCTGGGTGATGTTCTACAGGGATGGCTTCGCCTGGTCGGAGAGTCCCAAGCAGCAGTTCAACTTGCATCCCATTTTGATGATTGCAGGATTCGTGACTTTGTCAGGATTTT CCATTTTAATCTATCGCCTGTGTCGATGCGTGAAACACATCTATGTGAAGCTCATCCACATGTTCTTCCATGCCGTGGCTATTCCGTGCATCGCCCTCGGATTCCTCGCCGTCTTCGACTCCCATGACGCTCTGCAGAAGGTGAACTTCTACAGTCTCCACTCTTGGCTGGGTCTCGTGACAATGGGCATGTTCGTGCTCCAGTTTGTGATTGGCTTCTTCAG TTTTCTGGTGATGCTCTGCTGTGAGAACAAGACATACAGCTGCCGCTCCGCCATGGTGCCGATCCACGCCAGTCTGGGCCTGGCCAATTTCTGGCTAGCCATTGCCACATCCGTCACGGGACTGATCGAGAAGGAGCGCGAAACCGTCAAGGAAACGAGCGTGAG ttCCGAGAATAAGCTTGTGGAGCACTATATTACCAGTGCCATTGGTATCACCCTGATCTTCATCGGCATCATTGTCACCTTTGCCGTGCGGCGTTCCAATGCCCCCGCTTCGGCGAAGGTCTACGTGACCGAACGCATTTAG
- the LOC6494327 gene encoding plasma membrane ascorbate-dependent reductase CYBRD1 isoform X4: MRDRHLAKMPRGGTTTARYEEDPDNAWNCCSWCEYLLIVILSTILLVGVLVLTLFWVMFYRDGFAWSESPKQQFNLHPILMIAGFVTLSGFSILIYRLCRCVKHIYVKLIHMFFHAVAIPCIALGFLAVFDSHDALQKVNFYSLHSWLGLVTMGMFVLQFVIGFFSFLVMLCCENKTYSCRSAMVPIHASLGLANFWLAIATSVTGLIEKERETVKETSVSSENKLVEHYITSAIGITLIFIGIIVTFAVRRSNAPASAKVYVTERI, translated from the exons ATGCGTGATCGccatttggccaaaatgccGCGTGGAGGAACAACAACAGC GCGCTATGAGGAGGATCCGGACAATGCCTGGAACTGCTGTTCCTGGTGCGAGTACTTGCTGATTGTTATCCTGTCCACCATCCTGCTGGTGGGTGTCCTGGTCCTGACCCTCTTCTGGGTGATGTTCTACAGGGATGGCTTCGCCTGGTCGGAGAGTCCCAAGCAGCAGTTCAACTTGCATCCCATTTTGATGATTGCAGGATTCGTGACTTTGTCAGGATTTT CCATTTTAATCTATCGCCTGTGTCGATGCGTGAAACACATCTATGTGAAGCTCATCCACATGTTCTTCCATGCCGTGGCTATTCCGTGCATCGCCCTCGGATTCCTCGCCGTCTTCGACTCCCATGACGCTCTGCAGAAGGTGAACTTCTACAGTCTCCACTCTTGGCTGGGTCTCGTGACAATGGGCATGTTCGTGCTCCAGTTTGTGATTGGCTTCTTCAG TTTTCTGGTGATGCTCTGCTGTGAGAACAAGACATACAGCTGCCGCTCCGCCATGGTGCCGATCCACGCCAGTCTGGGCCTGGCCAATTTCTGGCTAGCCATTGCCACATCCGTCACGGGACTGATCGAGAAGGAGCGCGAAACCGTCAAGGAAACGAGCGTGAG ttCCGAGAATAAGCTTGTGGAGCACTATATTACCAGTGCCATTGGTATCACCCTGATCTTCATCGGCATCATTGTCACCTTTGCCGTGCGGCGTTCCAATGCCCCCGCTTCGGCGAAGGTCTACGTGACCGAACGCATTTAG
- the LOC6494327 gene encoding plasma membrane ascorbate-dependent reductase CYBRD1 isoform X1 translates to MDLLHVDSTLAAQNTHRKEPNLKQKVKDKLDEVLVLLRTKLNSKRYEEDPDNAWNCCSWCEYLLIVILSTILLVGVLVLTLFWVMFYRDGFAWSESPKQQFNLHPILMIAGFVTLSGFSILIYRLCRCVKHIYVKLIHMFFHAVAIPCIALGFLAVFDSHDALQKVNFYSLHSWLGLVTMGMFVLQFVIGFFSFLVMLCCENKTYSCRSAMVPIHASLGLANFWLAIATSVTGLIEKERETVKETSVSSENKLVEHYITSAIGITLIFIGIIVTFAVRRSNAPASAKVYVTERI, encoded by the exons ATGGATCTGCTACATGTTGACTCGACTCTAGCCGCCCAAAATACACATAGAAAAGAACCAAATTTAAAGCAAAAAGTTAAGGATAAGTTGGATGAGGTTTTGGTCCTTTTAAGAACTAAGTTAAATAGCAA GCGCTATGAGGAGGATCCGGACAATGCCTGGAACTGCTGTTCCTGGTGCGAGTACTTGCTGATTGTTATCCTGTCCACCATCCTGCTGGTGGGTGTCCTGGTCCTGACCCTCTTCTGGGTGATGTTCTACAGGGATGGCTTCGCCTGGTCGGAGAGTCCCAAGCAGCAGTTCAACTTGCATCCCATTTTGATGATTGCAGGATTCGTGACTTTGTCAGGATTTT CCATTTTAATCTATCGCCTGTGTCGATGCGTGAAACACATCTATGTGAAGCTCATCCACATGTTCTTCCATGCCGTGGCTATTCCGTGCATCGCCCTCGGATTCCTCGCCGTCTTCGACTCCCATGACGCTCTGCAGAAGGTGAACTTCTACAGTCTCCACTCTTGGCTGGGTCTCGTGACAATGGGCATGTTCGTGCTCCAGTTTGTGATTGGCTTCTTCAG TTTTCTGGTGATGCTCTGCTGTGAGAACAAGACATACAGCTGCCGCTCCGCCATGGTGCCGATCCACGCCAGTCTGGGCCTGGCCAATTTCTGGCTAGCCATTGCCACATCCGTCACGGGACTGATCGAGAAGGAGCGCGAAACCGTCAAGGAAACGAGCGTGAG ttCCGAGAATAAGCTTGTGGAGCACTATATTACCAGTGCCATTGGTATCACCCTGATCTTCATCGGCATCATTGTCACCTTTGCCGTGCGGCGTTCCAATGCCCCCGCTTCGGCGAAGGTCTACGTGACCGAACGCATTTAG
- the LOC6494327 gene encoding plasma membrane ascorbate-dependent reductase CYBRD1 isoform X3: MIMKPIDGEFIDELNRLIFRRTNRKKRYEEDPDNAWNCCSWCEYLLIVILSTILLVGVLVLTLFWVMFYRDGFAWSESPKQQFNLHPILMIAGFVTLSGFSILIYRLCRCVKHIYVKLIHMFFHAVAIPCIALGFLAVFDSHDALQKVNFYSLHSWLGLVTMGMFVLQFVIGFFSFLVMLCCENKTYSCRSAMVPIHASLGLANFWLAIATSVTGLIEKERETVKETSVSSENKLVEHYITSAIGITLIFIGIIVTFAVRRSNAPASAKVYVTERI, from the exons ATGATTATGAAACCGATAGACGGAGAGTTCATCGACGAACTCAACCGCTTGATCTTTCGTCGAACCAACAGGAAAAA GCGCTATGAGGAGGATCCGGACAATGCCTGGAACTGCTGTTCCTGGTGCGAGTACTTGCTGATTGTTATCCTGTCCACCATCCTGCTGGTGGGTGTCCTGGTCCTGACCCTCTTCTGGGTGATGTTCTACAGGGATGGCTTCGCCTGGTCGGAGAGTCCCAAGCAGCAGTTCAACTTGCATCCCATTTTGATGATTGCAGGATTCGTGACTTTGTCAGGATTTT CCATTTTAATCTATCGCCTGTGTCGATGCGTGAAACACATCTATGTGAAGCTCATCCACATGTTCTTCCATGCCGTGGCTATTCCGTGCATCGCCCTCGGATTCCTCGCCGTCTTCGACTCCCATGACGCTCTGCAGAAGGTGAACTTCTACAGTCTCCACTCTTGGCTGGGTCTCGTGACAATGGGCATGTTCGTGCTCCAGTTTGTGATTGGCTTCTTCAG TTTTCTGGTGATGCTCTGCTGTGAGAACAAGACATACAGCTGCCGCTCCGCCATGGTGCCGATCCACGCCAGTCTGGGCCTGGCCAATTTCTGGCTAGCCATTGCCACATCCGTCACGGGACTGATCGAGAAGGAGCGCGAAACCGTCAAGGAAACGAGCGTGAG ttCCGAGAATAAGCTTGTGGAGCACTATATTACCAGTGCCATTGGTATCACCCTGATCTTCATCGGCATCATTGTCACCTTTGCCGTGCGGCGTTCCAATGCCCCCGCTTCGGCGAAGGTCTACGTGACCGAACGCATTTAG